In the genome of Vicia villosa cultivar HV-30 ecotype Madison, WI linkage group LG7, Vvil1.0, whole genome shotgun sequence, one region contains:
- the LOC131618387 gene encoding MADS-box protein SOC1-like has translation MMKKIDLLETSKRKFLGEGLGSCSIDELQRIEQQLERSITNIRLKKAEVFREQIELLKEKEKTLVAENTRLSEKYDSYSSQQAKKDERENVVEVEAYADQSSPNSDVETDLFIGLPETRTRRISPKLRIN, from the exons ATGATGAAAAAGATTGATCTTCTTGAGACTTCAAAACG AAAATTTTTAGGAGAAGGTTTAGGGAGTTGTTCCATTGATGAACTGCAAAGGATAGAGCAACAGTTGGAGAGGAGTATAACCAATATTCGACTTAAAAAG GCTGAGGTTTTCAGAGAACAAATTGAACTGCTAAAAGAAAAG gAAAAAACCCTAGTTGCTGAAAATACCAGGCTCTCTGAGAAG TATGATAGTTATTCATCACAGCAAGCAAAAAAGGATGAGAGAGAAAATGTAGTTGAggttgaagcttatgcagatcaaAGTAGTCCAAATTCAGATGTGGAGACTGACTTATTCATTGGTCTTCCAGAAACACGAACAAGGCGCATTTCTCCAAAGTTGAGGATTAATTGA